Below is a window of Myroides profundi DNA.
CTCATTTGACTTGAGTCTGTTGTAAGTCCGTTATGAGTGCGTAGTGAGTCCGTTAAAACAAACATTATTACGGATTCACTACGGAAATATTATGCTAAGAAGATAGCAGGATTAGCAATCTTAGTGCTAAGAGGTAGCAATGAGTATAGAAGATATACTAAGTGGTTACTTTTTAATGTAGTTCATTTGTTTACTAAACCATTGTTCTCCGTTCGGTAGATCAAAACTTCTCATAGGAACATCAGCAAAGGTAAAGCCTATTTTTTCATAACATTTAATAGCTCCAATATTCCAATCAAATACATTAAGGATAACAGAATCACTTTGAATGTCATTTAGACAATAATCTACAAAGGCTTGCATCATCTTTTGTCCATATCCTTTTCCTCTATTGTTTCGATCACCTACTACTATACGAGCTAGTTTAGTAGCATTATTCTCCATTAAAATAATTTCACCTACTCCAATTGTAGTCTCATTATCACTATCGATTGCTTTAAAGAATAAAGAATTTTCGACTTTTAAGAATTGTTCGACTTGATCCTCTGTTAGAGGGTAAGTAAATGCAGTTCCTCCAAATTGAAGTAGTTCTTCTTCCGTAAAATTCCAATCTATAATTAATGGAATATCAGTTTTCGTAAATGGTTTTATTATAATCATATTATTAATTTGATTTACAAATATACTGATATATGATAAAATGGAGAGGGGGAGTTAGAATATAAAAGAAATAGAATCAGCGTTAGCGGTAGGAATAGAATGGCATTTGTCAAAAAATATCCAAAATAACAAGGTGCAAAACTTAGAAAAGTAGTAAACTTGTATAAAATACATTAATATGGCAGGTAATACTTATGGCAATAGATTTAGAGTAACTACTTTCGGTGAATCTCATGGAGTAGCGATCGGTGGTATTATAGACGGTTGTCCAGCAGGAATAGAGTTAGATTTAGAACAAATCCAGTTGGAATTAGACAGACGTAAACCAGGTCAATCTAAGATAGTTACACAGCGAAAAGAAGCAGATGAAGTAAAGTTTCTTTCAGGAATATTTGAAGGGAAGACAACAGGTACTCCTATTGGTTTTGTAATTGAAAATACAAATTCAAAATCAAAGGATTATGATCATATCAAAGATATTTATCGTCCAAGCCATGCAGATTATGTATATGATGAAAAATATGGACATCGTGACCACAGAGGAGGTGGGCGTAGTTCTGCTCGTGAGACTGCCAGTAGAGTAGTAGCGGGAGCAATAGCAAAGCAAGTATTAAAAGAAATAAAAATAACAGCTTATGTATCTTCAGTAGGAGATATTGCTGTTGAGAAAAAATACAGTGAATTAGATTTTAACGAGATAGAGAACAATCCTGTTCGTTGTGCTGATCCTATTAAAGCAGTAGAGATGGAGACTTTAATTAAGGAAGTCAAAAAAGATGGGGATTCTATAGGAGGAACTATTATATGCGTGGTACAGAATGTGCCTGTAGGATTAGGAGAACCTGTGTTTGACCGACTTGATGCTGATTTGGCTAAAGCTATGCTAGGGATCAATGCTGTTAAAGGAGTAGAGTTTGGTCGTGGTTTTGAAGGGACAAAGATGAGAGGTAGCCAACATAATGATTCTATTCTTCCTGATGGCTCTACAACAACAAATAATGCAGGAGGAATCGTAGGAGGTATAAGTAACGGAATGGATATCTATTTCAAAGTTGCTTTTAAACCAACAGCTACTTTAATGAAAGATCAACAATCCATCAATACCGCACATGAAGTGGTGACTGTACAAGGGAAAGGAAGACATGACGCGTGTGTATTACCACGTGCAGTACCTATTGTGGAAGCGATGACTGCAATTACTCTTCTAGATTTTTATATTGAACAGTTTGGATTCAAAAGAAAATAGACTTTAAAAAATTAAAGAAATAACTGTTCCTTGTTCTAACTGAGAAGTAATATCAAATTGAATACGATGTTGCTCAAAGATAATAGTAGCAAGGGACAGTCCTATACCACTACCTTTAATTTCGCCTACATTCTTTCCTCTATAGAATGTTTGTTTTATAAAAGCTAATTCTTCTTCAGATATACCCTTTCCTTGATCTTCTACACTTAACTTAAGTCTGTTATTTTGAAGAGACAGATCTATCGTAATAGGCTTGCTATTAGAGTATTTTACAGCATTTTCGACAATATTGTATAAGGCTAGATGGATTAGCGTTTCATTACCTTTATATTCTAGTTTAGTGAAGTCATTTACATTGATATTGATTTGTAATGTGGTCTGTAGCTCTGTTAACTTATCTTGTAGTGCTTCATATATATTCCAGATTATCTCGTCTATTCTAAATAGACTAGCATCTTTCTCTGTGTTTTTTAATCCTGATAATAAAAGAAGGTTACTTAAGATATTCTCTATTTTGTAAACATTTTTTAAAGCTTCTTTGACTACTTGATTATATTCTTCAGGAGAACGTTCTTTCTGAGCAAAAACCTCTAGGTTACCACTGATAGCTGTAAGGGGAGTCTTAAACTCATGAGAAACATAGTTAATAAAGTTCTTTTGAATCAAGAATGTTTCAGATAGCCTTATTAATAGGTTGTTATAAGTAGAGATTAATTCTTCTAATTCATCATTTGTTTTTGGTACTTCTATCCCGTTTTCTAGATTAGAGTAGTTTACTTCATTTACCTGTTGAACGATATTCTTAAGAGGCTTATAGGCAATATTAGAGATGTATTTACTTAAGAAATAAATGGCTAGTAATCCTCCTACAAGTACAATGCATAGGATAAGAATAAGGCTTTTCATCTGATTCATAAAGTCAGCTGTAGACTCTCTCGTATAGACTACAAAATCCCCTTGATTATCAGGGTAATATATTCCGTAATAGAAAAAGTCATTTGCTTTAAATCGATGTGATTTATCTGTTCTCGTTTTGCTTAAAATAGCGTTTGTCAGTACAGGATCATTAACTAGAGCTCCATAGGATAACTGATTACTAAAGTTATATACAGCTACATTTTTAGACTGAATAGTAGCTCTAAACTCTTCTTTTACAACAGAATGCTCTGTATGAGATAGCTCGTCTTGTTCTAAGTAATATATTGCAGATAGGAGAGTAGTATTCTTCAGATTGTTAAACACAGACTCTTGTGTCTTAGAGAAGTAAGCTAAGAATATAATAAGTGATGCAATAAAAAATACTATACCGAATACTATAGTACTGTATGTGGTAAGACGAGTGCGTAAATTCATATTATTCTTGTAGCATATAGCCAGTTCCTTTTATGGTGTGTATCATTTTTACTTTAGATTCATCTATTTTACTTCTGAGGTAAGATATATAGACATCTACTACATTAGTATTGGTATCAAATTGTATTCCCCATACACGTTCTAGAATCTGCATCCTAGAGACTACGCGATCTTTATTTTCTAATAAGAAAAGTAATAATTTGTATTCTCTAGGAGACAGGTCTATTGTTTTACCTCCTTGTGTAACTAGGTGTTTCTCAGGGTCTAGTTTTAGGTCACTACAGATGTAAATATGGTCTTTCTTTTCGTAGTTAAATTTAGTTCGTCTTGTCAAAGCATTAATTCTCGATAGTAATTCGCTAAAGTGAAATGGCTTCGTTAGATAGTCATCTGCGCCACTGTCTAGAGCAGATATCTTATCAGTGGTTTCGCTTAGAGCACTTAATATCAGTATAGGGGTATAGTTCTTTTTAAAACGAATCATTTTGGTCAACTGAATACCATCTATACCTGGAAGCATAATATCCATCAAGATAAGATCCCAATCGGCATTAAGAATAAAATCTCTTGCCTCTTCTCCAGAAGCAGCAAGTTGTACTTGCATACCATTTTCTTTTAAACCTTTGACGATAAAATCGCTAATGCGAGAATCGTCTTCGACAAGTAATATATTCAAGATTAAAGTTTTTCTGTATTTGACTTGATAAAATCTGTTACTAAATAAGTGATTAACTTTCCTACAAGATGGCTGTTCTGTTCGAAATCTAAAGAAGGAGCCCCTTCACAAATGTGAATATATCCTACATTCTTAGATTTAGCAAAGTAGTGAATGAACTGTCTCAGTCTCTCAGCAGAGAAGCCTGTAGGAGTGATAGCACTACTAGCTACTAGTGGCACAGCATCTAAGTCTATTTCGATACCGTAAGTATTGTTTTCGATATGTCGTTGAGCTGTTAGCAATTCGGTGTCAAAAGATTTCTCTTTGCGAATGCGTATTTGCTCATAAGTATTATACTTAACGCGGTCCGCATGAAGTTTTATATCCCCAAAAACAGTCTTAGAAGTATAGTTCTCATGAAGACCGAAGATAAAATAGTTCTTTAAAAAACCTTCTTCGAATGCATAAGAAAACCCGTTACCACTATGTCTTCCTTCTAGTGGTCTAAAATCTGTATGCGCATCAAAGTTGATTACATTAATCGCTTTGCCTTTTGCTAAGGCAAGTCCTTTAATGTTACCGTAAGCATTATTGTGTCCACCACCTATAACAATAGGTATCTTGCCTGCTTTTACAATTTTAGCGATGGTATGTGACACTTCTTTATCTATACGAGACACTAATTCGAAGAGTCTTTTGCGATCTTCTCGATTATTAGGATCTAGTTGTTCTGCTTCTTTTTGCTCTTCACTGAAATCTAAATGGCCAATTAACGTAGTCCAGCTTCCTTTACAGAATCTGTTGTGTTGAATATTTAAAAGGCTGTTTAAGAAATTTTGCCAAGCAGAAGAAGTACCTGTACGACCTAGATTCGCTTTTACACCTATATCTTCAGGAATACCAATAATAGCATATTTAGCGTCTGTAGCAGCTAATTCGCTATGCCAATTCTCTTCTGATTCTAAAGTGTGAACTCTTTCTCCAAATTTGATTTCTCCACTTCTGAATTTGGTCAAGGCAACCAAATCAGTTTTCTTAAATAACACTAGTTTTTGTTTGTTCATAGCTATGTTGTTGTGATGCAATAGATACTAGGGTATCTTTTATTTTTGTATTTGTCCATTTAGAATTACCTGGTCTATAAGGTTGGAACCAAAAGCATAAGGTAATTCATAAAATGAATTTAGTGGTTTTGTGATAATTAAACTAGCTTTTTTGCCTTTTGTTATACTACCGTACTCTTGTTGTAGTCCCATTGCATAAGCTCCATTTATTGTAGCTGCATTAATTGCTTCTTCAGGAGTCATTTTCATTTTGATACATGCTGTAGCTACGACAAAGTTCATATTTCCAGACGGTGTAGTACCAGGGTTAGAATCAGAGGCTAAAGCTAGTGGTAGACCTGCTTCTAACATCTTTCTAGCAGGCGTATAAGGAATAGAGATAAAGAAAGAACATGTAGGCAAGGCTACAGGCATTGTCTTACTGTCTTTTAGGATTTCGATATCTTCGTCTGTTACTATTTCTAGGTGATCTACTGATAGCGCACCATTTTTTACACAAGTTTCGATTCCGCCAATAGCTGTAAATTGGTTAACGTGAACTTTAGCAATAAGCCCGTGTTCTTGTCCTGCTTTAATGATACGCTCTGTTTCTTCACAAGAGAAATAACCTGTCTCTAAGAAAGCGTCTACATATTCTGCTAAGTTTTCTTTAGCAATAGCAGGAATCATTTCATTGACTATAAGATCAATATAACCTTGGTGGTTATCTTTATATTCAGTAGGGAAGGCGTGAGCCCCTAAGAAAGTTGCTTTAATCGCGATAGGGTAGTTTTCTTTTAGTTTTTTAATCACGCGTAGCATTTTAAGCTCTGCTTCAACAGTAAGACCATATCCAGATTTAATTTCAACAGCTCCAGTACCTTGACTAATTACTTCTTCTAAACGTTTGCGCGATTGTTCATATAAATCTTCTTCTGAAGTTTCTTGTAGTTTCTTTGCAGAGTTTAAGATACCACCACCTCTGTTGAAGATCTCTTCATAACTAAGACCATTGATGCGGTCAACGAACTCTAATTCTCTATTACCAGCATAGACTAAGTGTGTATGACTATCTACCCATGTAGGTAAGATCGTTTTCCCAGTAGCATCTATTACTTGATCCATTTCATTCTCATTAGGACAAGTGTCCATCGTACCATAATCTGCTATCAAGTCGTGTTCAATAAGTAGATATGCATTGTCTAGCTTAGGTAAAGTTGCCATATCAGCTCCTGATACTTTCTCTATAGCTTCATTTCTAACTTGTAGTATTTCTTTTATATTCTTAATTAGTGTTTTCATATTTGTTTGAGTTGTTTTTTTAGGCTTATAAATGAGATAAAAGTCTAAAAACTTTTATCTTTAAGCAAATTTACAAAATGTGAGACGAGTTAAATATAAGAAAGCTAGAAAACTTCAACCAAATTCTTTAGAATATGCAGGTTCTTTCCCAGAAGTACCTATTTCTATGCAATTGTTCATTTATGATGAGAATACGTTCGAGGAGTACAATGATTTAAGTCTGAAGGAAATAGAAGAGATATTGATAGCAGCATCTCCTCATGCTATAAAATGGTTTAACTTACATGGACTGCATGATATAGATTTATTAAAAGAAGTAGGTAACTTTTTTCATATAGAGTCTTATATCATGGCAGAGATTCTAAATTTCTCTAGAAGAACTAGAGTGGAGGAGTTAGATAATACATTATTCTTTAGTGTTAAGGCTATTTTGCCGTATTCTAATGAAGATATTTTAGTAGGGATTGAACAGATAAGCTTTATCCTTCAAGAGAATGTACTGTTGTCATTTCAAGAAAAAAGAGGTGCGTTCTTTAATTTGATCAGAGAGCGTATTAGAACCAAAACAGGACAAATAAGAAGAAAAGATTCAGGATATCTATTATATGGATTACTAGATTCACTCATGGAGAGTTATTTCGTAACCTTAGACTTGATAGAAGATAATGTAGAACAAATCCTATTAGAAGCTAGAACTAAATATCACAAGCAAATTCTGGTAAGTATAGAAGAATATACTCAACAACTACAAGAGGTGAAGAGGGCTATTATACCGCTAAGAGAAGTGTTATACAATCTAAAAACACAACATGATAAAAAGAATGTAGAGTGCCAGATTAGCAGAAGTAGTATTGTTTTCTTTGATCGATTACAGTATAAAAGCTATGAAATGCTTGATCAAATCGATTATAATTTGAATAAATTAGATAGTGCTACCAACTATTATTTCTCATCTCAGAGCAATCGAATGAATGAGATCATGAAGGTATTGACTATTGTCTCTGTAGTCTTTATTCCGCTAACGTTTATCGTTGGAGTATATGGAATGAACTTTGAGAATATGCCAGAATTAAAAACAGAGAATGGATATTTCTATACTTTATGGGTAATGTTAGGTTTGGTTGTTTTAATGATTACCTATTTTAAATGGAGAAAATGGTTCTAATAAGCTTCTAGTGATATTAGATTGACTTTAAAAGTCGGGGAACGCATAAAACAATATCTTTGTTTTATGATGGATAGCAAAGAAATATTAAGCTACTCTAGGTAGAGCTTTCAATAGTGTAACAGTTGAAGAATAAAATAGTTGTATAGCTATTTATTTCGAAGAAAAAATGTTTACTTCCACTTTTTTCCATTTTCTTCCATTCTTTTCCGAATACTTCTCAATATTTCCAAAAAAGTCTATTTATTTCCATTTTTTAAACTATAAGTGTCTTATTATCAATGGTTATGTGTTTTAAACACACCCATTTATTCGGAAGCTCTTCGGAAGAGTTCAGTATTTGTTCGGACTGAGGGGCAGTTTTCCGAAGAGCACCCAAAGACTGCCCAATAAACTCCCGAAGAATATGCACTTAGGTTTCTAATTTTTAATGATCTTTAAGGATATATTATTATTGATAATCAAAGTAATTTTGCTGTTTTAGTAACGTTTAAAAATTACTATAGGATACGATAAAAAAAAGCTCTATCAACAACAATAGAGCTTTCATAATAGGAAACAACATTATAACTTAAATAGAACTTTATGTTCTATGATAGTTCTTTTTTAGCACTCAGTCTCTTTGTTAAATATTAAAATACTGAATAATAGTATTTTAATGATGTGAGACAAAAGATTTGTATTTACTTAAAAAGAGAAACATAATAATCTAGAATTTATACTTCTATTCCTCTTTATTATTAATCTTGTAGGACAAAAGTATAAAAAAAGCCTTGTATAATTTCCTAATTTGACGCTAAAACTTACTAAAAGTGTCCTTTTTGCGAATAAAACTTTTTGATTGTTAATCTGTATATCTTACAACTTCAAATTATATTAAAAGAGATTAAGTTCTTTAAATAAATGTAGAAAACTGTAATACTTTTATGTTTGAACAAGCTGTTTTTTTAACTTAAAATACCTTTTTCGTCATTTTCTTTGAATAATATTAAGCTTTCATCTAGTAGGGAGTGATTATTGACAATATGTGACGCGATATATCTTAATATAGATTAAGTATAATTCATATTAATAGGAGTAATTTTATACTATCATAAAAAAGAGAAAGATGGAAATAGGAATTAGCATGTTTGGGGATTTAAAATTCGACAAACAAAACAATAGTTATCAGTCAAGTACACAACGTATAAATGAGATTATAGAAGAGGTTAAATTAATGGATGAAGTAGGACTGGATGTTTTCGGTATAGGAGAACATCACCGTAAAGATTACGCAGTCTCTACTCCAGATATCATATTAGCCGGAGTAGCTACTGTAACTAAGAATATAAAATTAACAAGTGCAGTAACAGTATTAAGTTCTAATGATCCTGTGCGCGTGTATCAATCATTCTCTACTATAGACGCAATGTCTAATGGTAGAGCAGAGATTACGGTGGGACGTGGAAGTTTTATAGAGTCATTCCCTTTATTTGGATATGATCTTAATGACTACAATGAGTTGTTTACAGAAAAACTTAATTTGTTGTTGAATATCAATGCTATAGATGAACCATTGACATGGACAGGAAAACACAGAGCTTCTCTAAAAGAACAGCAGGTCTTTCCACGAAGTGAACAGCCAATGGATATATGGATTGCGGCAGGTGGAACACCAGAGTCTGTATTAAGAGCGGCTAAATTAGGATTACCACTTGTGTTTGCTATTATTGGTGGAATGCCAGAACAATATAAACCATTCTTCGATTATTATAAACAAGAGTATATCAATGCAGGTCATGATATTAGTAAGATGCAGATCGCTACTCACTCACATGGATTAGTAGGAGTAGATGGAAATGCGTTAGCTAAAGATTATTTCCCTGTATATAAAGAGCAGATGGATAGGATAGGAGCATCACGTGGATGGCAACCTTACACTTATGAGCAGTATGAAGGAGGAAGAAGTAGAGACGGCGCTTTATTCATAGGAGATGTAGATCAAGTAGTAGATAAAATTTTATATCATCAAGAGATGTTTGGATTAACACGTTGGTTAATGCATAGTGACTTAGGAGCACCTGATCACTTAACACAGATGAAAAATATAGAACTATTAGGTACTAAAATAGCTCCTGCAGTTAAAAAAGCTTTGCGTAAATAATACCAATGATTAGAGTAAAAAAATTCCTTTAGTAAAGTCTTTACTAAAGGAATTTTTTTATTGTTATAAATGTCTTTTTAAGCAAAGGATAGCTTCTTCTATTTGTCGTTCTGACAACGATCCGAAACTAAATCTAATCCCTTGTAATTTCTCGCTATAGGAGAACCTTTCGGGGCCCATAAAAGCAATTTTATCTAAGTCTAGTTTCTTTTTAAGTTTATCCCAATCTGTCTCTTTTTTAGGAACTAACCAGATTGCTAATCCTCCATCAGCGATTGTATAATTTACTTGTTCGTTAAGGTTTTTATCTAGTAAATTGGCAGTTATATCTCTCTTGTTTTTATAGTAGCTATGTGCTTTTTTTAAATGCTTTCTTATTGTCCCATCCTCCATTAATTGTAAGATAGCTTGTTCCATTATATTGTCACCTTGTACATCGATGATACTTCTTAGCTCTCCTATTTTTAGGATTAGATCACTATTGGTAGCTATATAACCGATACGAAGAGAAGGAGCTACGACTTTACTCAAAGTTCCTATATATACATAGTTTTGATTATTAGGTAAACTACTTATTGGCATAATGGGTCTATGTCCATAGTGAAACTCATAATCGTAATCATCTTCTATAATTGTAAAATTATAGAGATTAGATAGCTCTATTAGTTTATACCTTCTTTGTAAACTAAGGGTTGCTGTAGTTGGGTATTGATGGTGTGGGGTGATATAGATCGCTTTAATTTTTTTGTTTTCTTTTAGAAGGCGTTCTACCTGATCTATATTTATACCTTGTTCATCTACATCAGCATACAGTAATCTAGCTCCAGCATGCTCAAATGTGTGCCATGCCTTTCTATACCCAGGGTGTTCCACTATGATATAGTCATCTTTCTTTAATAATACTTGAGCGATAAGATACATGGCCATTTGGCTTCCTCTAGAAATACATATTTCCTCAGCAGTTACTTGCATTCCACGCCAATGATTAAGCATCTTACTAATATGTTCTCTAAACTCAAATAACCCTAATGGAGATGAATACCCCATCATCTGCCACTTTCCTTTTCGTTTAAATATTTGGCGATAAGCTCTAGCTAGTTCTTCTACAGGAGCAATAGTTGTGTCCGGATTTCCATCATCAACACTGATATTATAATGAATCGCTTTATGGCTATCATTCACTATAGGTTTCTTTTTTAGAGGAGTAGCATTTATCTCAGCAAGTTTAGAGACGAAAGTACCACTGCGAGATTTAGAATTGATCCAACCTTCACTTAATAATACATCATAGGCTTCTATAACAGTATTTCTGTTTACTCCTAAGATCTCTGCTAATTTTCTACTACCAGGTAAAGCTTCTTCTTCTTTTAGTTGCCCTGTTTTTATAGCTTCTATGATAGCATCAGCTATCTGAAGATAAATAGCTTTTTTTTCTGTATTACTGATTTGTATCTGTAACGGCCAAGGTCTAAGCATATTAATAAAATAGATGAAAGAATAATAGATTTAAACCTAGTCTACACTTCATCTTTAGATAAGGCATAGACTAGATTTAAAAGTTCAATCAAAGGTACAATGAAAAAGAGAATATAGTATTTATTAGTTTTTCTTTGTTATCAGTTTTATACAAGACGGTTGTCTCTCTATACAAGAGGTTCCGTCTGAAGAAGGGTAACAGATAGTCTTGTCATTAGGTGTAATACAATGGTTACTTCCATAGATTAGATATTCACCTTCTACACGAGGTATGGAAACTAGATGAGCAAGAGAAACAAGTGTGTAATCTTTTCTTTTAGAAACAAAATAGTATAGATTATTATGCTTCAAGATAGTTAGTATAGGAGAAGTGATTTTAGAAAAATGAGGAGAAAAGTACTCTTCGATTTCAGCTTTAAGAGCTTTAGGTTTGATTAGGAACTGATAAGATTCATTGCCTACGGAATCTCTTATAATTCGAACAATATTCTTTTCTTGTAGGGTTTTCTTTTGATAGGCAGTGATAGTAGTCTTTTTTTTCTGTCCAAAACTGTAAACGGTGCAGAACAAAAAGATAAGTAGGAATCTCATTGTTTAGAAGTGTATATGTTTAATAATAAGCGGACAAACACTATTCCAATTGTTAAGATTATGTATTAGTAAAATGTTAGTAAGGTGTTAAGCTTTGATTACCTATAAAACTCCCTAGAATTGGATGAGATAATACTTTATTTTTTTCTTTTTAAAGAGGAAGTATTTGTATTTATAGACTGGAATGATAATAAATCCTTTTTGTTTTAATTTTTTTGAGATAGAAATCGGTAAATTAGTTATGAGACATGAGTTTTTTCCTTTTATAGCACATTCTTTCAGTTGATTTATAATTTTCTTGTATTGATCATTAAGAGCATTTTCTGCAATATTATTAAGTTCTTCGGCTGTCATTATATTCTTAATTAAATATATTGTGTAGGTGTAAAATTATATAATTGATTAAAATAATTCTCAAAAACTGATTTTTTTATATTATTTTCATCTATATAAAGGGATTTTTTATTGAATTCATTATTTAGAAGTATAACTACTAATAATGTTTCTTTTTTGAAAGTGAAATCAATAATAATGGCTTTGTAAATTAACAATAACTGACAAGTATAGCTTAATGTTTGATTTTTTTAGTTTAAATTAGAATAAAAGATATTGTTGTTTTTGATATACTGATTTATTTTTATTTAAAATTCAAAAACAGTACTCGTTGCTTTAAATAAAAGAGCTATAATGTTAAAAATTGTAAAATAATATGTAGTTTTGTCTAAGAGCAATAACAATGTTTATTTGTTTATACTTAAATGATATGAAAAAATTACAATTAATTACTTTAGGATTTTCTTTATTTGGTTTTATGTCTAT
It encodes the following:
- a CDS encoding GNAT family N-acetyltransferase yields the protein MIIIKPFTKTDIPLIIDWNFTEEELLQFGGTAFTYPLTEDQVEQFLKVENSLFFKAIDSDNETTIGVGEIILMENNATKLARIVVGDRNNRGKGYGQKMMQAFVDYCLNDIQSDSVILNVFDWNIGAIKCYEKIGFTFADVPMRSFDLPNGEQWFSKQMNYIKK
- the aroC gene encoding chorismate synthase, which produces MAGNTYGNRFRVTTFGESHGVAIGGIIDGCPAGIELDLEQIQLELDRRKPGQSKIVTQRKEADEVKFLSGIFEGKTTGTPIGFVIENTNSKSKDYDHIKDIYRPSHADYVYDEKYGHRDHRGGGRSSARETASRVVAGAIAKQVLKEIKITAYVSSVGDIAVEKKYSELDFNEIENNPVRCADPIKAVEMETLIKEVKKDGDSIGGTIICVVQNVPVGLGEPVFDRLDADLAKAMLGINAVKGVEFGRGFEGTKMRGSQHNDSILPDGSTTTNNAGGIVGGISNGMDIYFKVAFKPTATLMKDQQSINTAHEVVTVQGKGRHDACVLPRAVPIVEAMTAITLLDFYIEQFGFKRK
- a CDS encoding HAMP domain-containing sensor histidine kinase, translating into MNLRTRLTTYSTIVFGIVFFIASLIIFLAYFSKTQESVFNNLKNTTLLSAIYYLEQDELSHTEHSVVKEEFRATIQSKNVAVYNFSNQLSYGALVNDPVLTNAILSKTRTDKSHRFKANDFFYYGIYYPDNQGDFVVYTRESTADFMNQMKSLILILCIVLVGGLLAIYFLSKYISNIAYKPLKNIVQQVNEVNYSNLENGIEVPKTNDELEELISTYNNLLIRLSETFLIQKNFINYVSHEFKTPLTAISGNLEVFAQKERSPEEYNQVVKEALKNVYKIENILSNLLLLSGLKNTEKDASLFRIDEIIWNIYEALQDKLTELQTTLQININVNDFTKLEYKGNETLIHLALYNIVENAVKYSNSKPITIDLSLQNNRLKLSVEDQGKGISEEELAFIKQTFYRGKNVGEIKGSGIGLSLATIIFEQHRIQFDITSQLEQGTVISLIF
- a CDS encoding response regulator transcription factor — protein: MNILLVEDDSRISDFIVKGLKENGMQVQLAASGEEARDFILNADWDLILMDIMLPGIDGIQLTKMIRFKKNYTPILILSALSETTDKISALDSGADDYLTKPFHFSELLSRINALTRRTKFNYEKKDHIYICSDLKLDPEKHLVTQGGKTIDLSPREYKLLLFLLENKDRVVSRMQILERVWGIQFDTNTNVVDVYISYLRSKIDESKVKMIHTIKGTGYMLQE
- a CDS encoding formimidoylglutamase, translating into MNKQKLVLFKKTDLVALTKFRSGEIKFGERVHTLESEENWHSELAATDAKYAIIGIPEDIGVKANLGRTGTSSAWQNFLNSLLNIQHNRFCKGSWTTLIGHLDFSEEQKEAEQLDPNNREDRKRLFELVSRIDKEVSHTIAKIVKAGKIPIVIGGGHNNAYGNIKGLALAKGKAINVINFDAHTDFRPLEGRHSGNGFSYAFEEGFLKNYFIFGLHENYTSKTVFGDIKLHADRVKYNTYEQIRIRKEKSFDTELLTAQRHIENNTYGIEIDLDAVPLVASSAITPTGFSAERLRQFIHYFAKSKNVGYIHICEGAPSLDFEQNSHLVGKLITYLVTDFIKSNTEKL
- the hutI gene encoding imidazolonepropionase codes for the protein MKTLIKNIKEILQVRNEAIEKVSGADMATLPKLDNAYLLIEHDLIADYGTMDTCPNENEMDQVIDATGKTILPTWVDSHTHLVYAGNRELEFVDRINGLSYEEIFNRGGGILNSAKKLQETSEEDLYEQSRKRLEEVISQGTGAVEIKSGYGLTVEAELKMLRVIKKLKENYPIAIKATFLGAHAFPTEYKDNHQGYIDLIVNEMIPAIAKENLAEYVDAFLETGYFSCEETERIIKAGQEHGLIAKVHVNQFTAIGGIETCVKNGALSVDHLEIVTDEDIEILKDSKTMPVALPTCSFFISIPYTPARKMLEAGLPLALASDSNPGTTPSGNMNFVVATACIKMKMTPEEAINAATINGAYAMGLQQEYGSITKGKKASLIITKPLNSFYELPYAFGSNLIDQVILNGQIQK
- the corA gene encoding magnesium/cobalt transporter CorA → MRRVKYKKARKLQPNSLEYAGSFPEVPISMQLFIYDENTFEEYNDLSLKEIEEILIAASPHAIKWFNLHGLHDIDLLKEVGNFFHIESYIMAEILNFSRRTRVEELDNTLFFSVKAILPYSNEDILVGIEQISFILQENVLLSFQEKRGAFFNLIRERIRTKTGQIRRKDSGYLLYGLLDSLMESYFVTLDLIEDNVEQILLEARTKYHKQILVSIEEYTQQLQEVKRAIIPLREVLYNLKTQHDKKNVECQISRSSIVFFDRLQYKSYEMLDQIDYNLNKLDSATNYYFSSQSNRMNEIMKVLTIVSVVFIPLTFIVGVYGMNFENMPELKTENGYFYTLWVMLGLVVLMITYFKWRKWF
- a CDS encoding LLM class flavin-dependent oxidoreductase — its product is MEIGISMFGDLKFDKQNNSYQSSTQRINEIIEEVKLMDEVGLDVFGIGEHHRKDYAVSTPDIILAGVATVTKNIKLTSAVTVLSSNDPVRVYQSFSTIDAMSNGRAEITVGRGSFIESFPLFGYDLNDYNELFTEKLNLLLNINAIDEPLTWTGKHRASLKEQQVFPRSEQPMDIWIAAGGTPESVLRAAKLGLPLVFAIIGGMPEQYKPFFDYYKQEYINAGHDISKMQIATHSHGLVGVDGNALAKDYFPVYKEQMDRIGASRGWQPYTYEQYEGGRSRDGALFIGDVDQVVDKILYHQEMFGLTRWLMHSDLGAPDHLTQMKNIELLGTKIAPAVKKALRK